A window from Populus trichocarpa isolate Nisqually-1 chromosome 3, P.trichocarpa_v4.1, whole genome shotgun sequence encodes these proteins:
- the LOC18096689 gene encoding purple acid phosphatase 22 has product MEKSLHALITSVFFFLLQFTSQCYASKDESYSRPPARNIIFTAHHGLESEAQQVHVSLVGRDHMRVTWITDDKHAPSTVEYGKQPGTYNAMATGDHTSYRYFFYSSGKIHHVKIGPLEPGTTYYYRCGGSGPELSFKTPPATLPLEFVVIGDLGQTGWTNSTLAHVNSRDYDVLLLPGDLSYADTNQPLWDSFGRLVEKYASQRPWMVTEGNHETEIFPIIQPHGFKAYNARWLMPYEESNSSSNLYYSFNVVGTHVIMLGSYTDFDEHSQQYKWLEADLGSIDRKKTPWVIVLLHAPWYNTNYAHQGEGESMRKAMEELLYKARVDVVFAGHVHAYERFTRIYDNKVDPCGPVYITIGDGGNREGLALTFQNPASPLSLYREASFGHGRLRIMDETRAHWSWHRNNDSNSFSADEVWLDSISTSTACWAIDDEKEPPKFIAKDEL; this is encoded by the exons atggagaAATCTCTGCATGCTCTAATAACTAgcgtcttcttcttcctcctccaatTCACCTCACAGTGCTACGCATCAAAAGATGAAAGTTACTCTCGACCTCCTGCTCGCAACATCATCTTCACTGCTCATCACGGATTGGAATCTGAAGCCCAACAG GTGCACGTTTCGCTGGTGGGGAGAGACCACATGAGAGTCACATGGATTACAGATGATAAACATGCACCGTCCACTGTAGAATATGGAAAGCAACCGGGAACCTATAATGCAATGGCAACCGGAGACCACACTTCCTATCGTTATTTCTTCTATAGCTCAGGCAAGATACACCATGTCAAGATCGGACCGTTGGAGCCAGGAACTACTTATTACTACAGATGTGGAGGTTCTGGCCCCGAGTTATCCTTCAAGACTCCTCCTGCAACTCTTCCGCTCGAATTCGTTGTGATTG GTGATCTCGGGCAAACAGGATGGACTAATTCGACCTTAGCACATGTCAACAGCCGTGATTACGATGTGTTATTGCTACCGGGTGATTTATCTTACGCAGATACCAATCAACCTCTGTGGGACTCATTTGGCCGCCTTGTGGAGAAATATGCTAGCCAGCGGCCGTGGATGGTGACTGAAGGAAACCACGAGACCGAAATCTTCCCAATTATACAGCCACATGGCTTCAAGGCCTATAATGCACGGTGGCTAATGCCATATGAGGAAAGCAATTCAAGCTCAAATTTGTACTACTCATTCAACGTTGTTGGCACTCATGTTATAATGTTAGGATCTTACACAGATTTTGATGAGCACTCGCAGCAGTATAAGTGGCTTGAAGCTGACTTGGGCAGCATTGATAGGAAGAAGACGCCGTGGGTCATCGTGCTGTTGCATGCCCCCTGGTATAATACCAATTATGCACATCAAGGTGAAGGAGAAAGCATGAGAAAAGCTATGGAAGAGTTGTTGTACAAGGCAAGAGTCGATGTCGTGTTTGCAGGGCATGTCCATGCATATGAACGATTT ACAAGGATTTACGATAACAAGGTTGATCCATGCGGCCCTGTGTACATAACAATCGGAGATGGGGGAAATCGTGAAGGGCTTGCATTAAC GTTTCAAAATCCTGCTTCGCCTCTTTCTTTGTATCGAGAGGCAAGCTTCGGGCATGGAAGGTTGAGGATAATGGATGAAACACGGGCACACTGGTCATGGCACCGGAACAATGATTCTAACTCATTTTCGGCCGACGAGGTGTGGTTGGATAGTATAAGCACATCTACAGCTTGCTGGGCAATTGACGACGAGAAAGAACCACCAAAATTTATTGCTAAAGATGAGCTTTAA